In Silene latifolia isolate original U9 population chromosome 3, ASM4854445v1, whole genome shotgun sequence, a single window of DNA contains:
- the LOC141647333 gene encoding cyclin-H1-1 isoform X1, whose protein sequence is MADFQTSTHRTKWIFTQQQLMDKYKVANKRAAQSLKKYGTASLEIDADGSFSHPKRKRDSENNGDKHSSVKPLKVEDERMLHAFYENKIQEVCRAFFFPHKIQGTALIYYKRFYLHWSVMEHDPKYVMLTCVYLACKIEENHVSSEDLGKIIQLDHQLILDNEMLVLQSLGFDLIVYTPYRSIEGFIDDMEDFCYSTGGQMDLLKDLHQKSFLEADKAMLTDAPLLLPPGQLALAALRRANNELGVLDFERYLQSIFSRQHSTHTLSELNQAFDAFDYLITTKTCDGEEMKRAAKKLKSCQDVGSHDGKKREKKSKRRSHKTSQDIQSMPSAATE, encoded by the exons ATGGCGGACTTTCAGACATCTACTCATAGAACTAAGTGGATTTTCACGCAACAACAGTTG ATGGATAAATACAAAGTTGCCAACAAAAGAGCCGCACAATCGTTGAAGAAG TATGGTACAGCTTCTTTGGAAATTGACGCTGATGGATCATTCTCTCATCCCAAACGGAAAAGGGATTCAGAAAATAATG GTGATAAGCATTCTAGTGTTAAGCCACTCAAGGTTGAAGACGAACGAATGCTACATGCGTTTTATGAAAACAAGATTCAAGAAGTTTGTCGAGCCTTCTTTTTCCCACATAAGATTCAG GGGACTGCATTGATCTATTACAAGAGGTTTTACCTACATTGGTCAGTCATGGAGCATGATCCAAAATATGTAAT GCTTACCTGTGTATATCTAGCTTGTAAGATAGAAGAGAATCACGTGTCTTCCGAGGACCTTGGCAAGATTATCCAGCTAGATCACCAATTGATTTTAGATAATGAGATGCTAGTCCTTCAG AGTTTAGGATTTGATCTAATTGTCTACACACCGTACCGCTCAATCGAAGGGTTTATTGACGATATGGAG GACTTTTGCTATTCAACGGGTGGCCAAATGGACTTGTTAAAG GATTTGCATCAAAAGTCATTCCTTGAAGCAGATAAAGCCATGCTTACAGACGCACCTCTTCTGTTGCCTCCAGGCCAG TTGGCACTGGCCGCGCTTCGTAGAGCAAATAATGAGCTCGGAGTTCTTGATTTTGAAAG ATATCTTCAGAGCATTTTCTCACGCCAACATTCAACTCACACTTTGTCAGAACTGAACCAAGCCTTTGATGCTTTTGATTATTTG ATAACAACAAAAACCTGCGACGGCGAGGAGATGAAACGTGCTGCTAAGAAGCTGAAATCTTGTCAGGATGTTGGATCTCATGATGG TAAGAAGAGGGAAAAGAAATCGAAGCGCAGGTCTCATAAAACCTCACAAGATATTCAATCAATGCCATCTGCTGCTACCGA
- the LOC141647333 gene encoding cyclin-H1-1 isoform X2 yields MDKYKVANKRAAQSLKKYGTASLEIDADGSFSHPKRKRDSENNGDKHSSVKPLKVEDERMLHAFYENKIQEVCRAFFFPHKIQGTALIYYKRFYLHWSVMEHDPKYVMLTCVYLACKIEENHVSSEDLGKIIQLDHQLILDNEMLVLQSLGFDLIVYTPYRSIEGFIDDMEDFCYSTGGQMDLLKDLHQKSFLEADKAMLTDAPLLLPPGQLALAALRRANNELGVLDFERYLQSIFSRQHSTHTLSELNQAFDAFDYLITTKTCDGEEMKRAAKKLKSCQDVGSHDGKKREKKSKRRSHKTSQDIQSMPSAATE; encoded by the exons ATGGATAAATACAAAGTTGCCAACAAAAGAGCCGCACAATCGTTGAAGAAG TATGGTACAGCTTCTTTGGAAATTGACGCTGATGGATCATTCTCTCATCCCAAACGGAAAAGGGATTCAGAAAATAATG GTGATAAGCATTCTAGTGTTAAGCCACTCAAGGTTGAAGACGAACGAATGCTACATGCGTTTTATGAAAACAAGATTCAAGAAGTTTGTCGAGCCTTCTTTTTCCCACATAAGATTCAG GGGACTGCATTGATCTATTACAAGAGGTTTTACCTACATTGGTCAGTCATGGAGCATGATCCAAAATATGTAAT GCTTACCTGTGTATATCTAGCTTGTAAGATAGAAGAGAATCACGTGTCTTCCGAGGACCTTGGCAAGATTATCCAGCTAGATCACCAATTGATTTTAGATAATGAGATGCTAGTCCTTCAG AGTTTAGGATTTGATCTAATTGTCTACACACCGTACCGCTCAATCGAAGGGTTTATTGACGATATGGAG GACTTTTGCTATTCAACGGGTGGCCAAATGGACTTGTTAAAG GATTTGCATCAAAAGTCATTCCTTGAAGCAGATAAAGCCATGCTTACAGACGCACCTCTTCTGTTGCCTCCAGGCCAG TTGGCACTGGCCGCGCTTCGTAGAGCAAATAATGAGCTCGGAGTTCTTGATTTTGAAAG ATATCTTCAGAGCATTTTCTCACGCCAACATTCAACTCACACTTTGTCAGAACTGAACCAAGCCTTTGATGCTTTTGATTATTTG ATAACAACAAAAACCTGCGACGGCGAGGAGATGAAACGTGCTGCTAAGAAGCTGAAATCTTGTCAGGATGTTGGATCTCATGATGG TAAGAAGAGGGAAAAGAAATCGAAGCGCAGGTCTCATAAAACCTCACAAGATATTCAATCAATGCCATCTGCTGCTACCGA